One stretch of Streptococcus australis DNA includes these proteins:
- a CDS encoding ABC transporter permease, with translation MYLAIKEIVRNKLRYSLILTTIFLIAFMVFFMTSLALGLVRNNRAAIDNWQATGVVLSDYANDNLTASFIPEKDYKDKNSEEAAPLGYMFAVTNLVDDSEKVNVSIFAQNWDSFISPSLTEGRYPEGDDEVIVDQSFENYGIKLGDAIQLNGSEASYKIVGLTQGNKFFTEPVVFTSLTTYWTLQGTLKANRSISALVLKNDIEVAGDGLKQISIPKMISKIPGYTPQVNVFSGMILAMIVITGLIVGIFVYIITIQKLGLYGIMRAQGIQIKTIVWSLFCQIFLLAGMGIALALLAIGGVILVLPATFFFYPSWIAYSVLSLVICLMALLGGVISLPRLLKVDPITAIAE, from the coding sequence ATGTATCTTGCTATCAAAGAAATAGTACGAAACAAACTTCGATATAGTTTGATTCTAACTACCATTTTTCTTATCGCTTTTATGGTCTTTTTTATGACCAGTTTAGCTCTTGGTCTTGTGCGAAACAACCGGGCTGCGATTGATAATTGGCAAGCAACGGGTGTGGTTTTATCTGACTACGCAAATGATAATTTGACGGCATCTTTTATTCCTGAAAAGGACTACAAGGATAAAAATTCTGAAGAGGCTGCTCCATTGGGCTATATGTTCGCTGTGACCAATCTAGTCGATGATAGTGAAAAGGTCAATGTTTCCATCTTTGCTCAAAACTGGGACTCTTTTATCTCTCCTAGTTTAACGGAGGGAAGGTACCCTGAAGGGGATGATGAGGTTATCGTGGATCAGTCCTTTGAAAATTATGGAATTAAGCTAGGTGATGCCATTCAGCTCAATGGAAGCGAGGCAAGTTACAAGATTGTAGGCCTGACTCAAGGAAATAAGTTTTTTACCGAGCCTGTTGTCTTTACGAGTCTGACAACTTATTGGACCTTACAAGGAACCTTGAAAGCCAATCGTTCCATCTCTGCCTTGGTGTTGAAAAATGATATAGAAGTGGCTGGCGATGGACTGAAACAGATTTCCATCCCAAAAATGATATCGAAAATTCCTGGTTACACACCTCAGGTTAATGTGTTTTCAGGGATGATTCTTGCTATGATTGTCATCACAGGCTTGATTGTGGGTATTTTTGTTTATATTATTACCATCCAAAAACTAGGACTTTATGGAATAATGCGAGCTCAGGGAATACAGATCAAAACCATTGTATGGTCTCTTTTCTGTCAAATTTTCCTCCTAGCTGGTATGGGGATTGCTTTAGCCTTGCTTGCTATTGGTGGAGTGATTTTAGTCTTACCAGCTACCTTCTTTTTCTACCCAAGTTGGATAGCCTACTCTGTCCTAAGTTTGGTAATTTGCTTGATGGCCCTTCTAGGTGGTGTCATTTCACTTCCACGCTTGCTAAAGGTGGACCCGATTACTGCAATTGCAGAATGA
- a CDS encoding DUF1697 domain-containing protein has product MTRYALLVRGINVGGKNKVVMAQLRQELTELGLEKVDTYINSGNIFFTSTDPKAQLVEKLEDFFAVHYPFIQSFSLLSQEDYEAELKNLPNWWTKDLARKDVLFYTEGLDVDQVIEKVESLELKDEVVRFGRLGIFWGKFSEESYYATAYHKYLLKMPFYRNITIRNAKTFDKIGQMLKNNKGDTE; this is encoded by the coding sequence ATGACGCGCTATGCTTTACTGGTAAGGGGCATTAATGTCGGTGGGAAAAATAAGGTTGTTATGGCGCAACTTCGTCAAGAATTGACAGAGTTGGGACTGGAAAAAGTTGATACCTACATCAACAGTGGCAATATTTTCTTTACTTCGACAGATCCCAAAGCCCAATTGGTTGAAAAGTTAGAGGATTTCTTTGCAGTCCATTATCCATTTATTCAGAGCTTTTCCTTGCTGAGTCAGGAAGATTATGAAGCAGAGCTGAAGAATCTGCCAAATTGGTGGACCAAAGACCTGGCTCGAAAAGATGTCCTCTTTTATACAGAAGGCTTGGATGTGGATCAAGTCATTGAGAAAGTTGAAAGTTTGGAACTGAAAGATGAAGTGGTTCGTTTTGGAAGACTTGGGATTTTCTGGGGGAAATTCTCTGAAGAATCCTACTATGCAACTGCCTATCACAAGTACTTGCTCAAGATGCCTTTTTATCGCAACATCACCATTCGCAATGCAAAAACCTTTGACAAAATCGGTCAAATGCTAAAAAATAATAAAGGAGACACAGAATGA
- a CDS encoding ABC transporter ATP-binding protein → MTTLIEMNQVTKTYGEGKMKVVALHETNFRLNAGEFVAIVGPSGSGKTTFLTTLGQLQEASSGKILVKGKETGSLTEKEKTDLRFREFGFILQASNLIPFLTVKEQLDLIDRLDKGKNSKSDRKELFDLLDLTKVQDHYPKALSGGERQRAAIARALYNNPSIVLADEPTASLDTQRAYQVTEMLAAIAHEQGRGVVIITHDTRLLDKVDRIYVMNDGHLVEETHA, encoded by the coding sequence ATGACAACATTGATAGAAATGAATCAAGTGACAAAAACCTACGGGGAAGGAAAGATGAAAGTCGTAGCCCTGCATGAGACGAATTTTCGGCTAAATGCGGGAGAGTTCGTAGCTATCGTTGGGCCTTCAGGTTCTGGAAAGACGACCTTTCTAACAACTCTAGGACAACTTCAGGAAGCTTCGAGTGGAAAGATTTTGGTAAAGGGGAAGGAAACAGGCAGTTTGACGGAGAAGGAAAAAACAGATCTCCGTTTTAGAGAGTTTGGCTTCATTCTCCAGGCTTCAAACTTAATTCCTTTTCTAACGGTCAAGGAACAGCTGGATTTGATTGACAGACTAGATAAGGGAAAAAATAGTAAAAGTGATCGAAAAGAGCTCTTTGACTTGTTGGATTTGACAAAAGTACAAGATCATTATCCCAAGGCTTTATCAGGTGGTGAACGTCAACGTGCGGCGATTGCTAGAGCGCTTTATAACAATCCGAGCATCGTTCTTGCAGATGAGCCGACAGCAAGTCTAGATACCCAGCGTGCTTACCAAGTAACGGAGATGTTGGCTGCTATTGCCCATGAACAAGGAAGAGGAGTTGTTATTATTACGCATGATACTCGTCTTCTTGATAAGGTTGATCGTATTTATGTCATGAATGATGGCCACCTAGTTGAAGAAACACACGCATAA
- a CDS encoding DUF3270 domain-containing protein, producing the protein MPARKLEAYEFEQIPESKQTPLYQDYTPEAPVGPNLKEILFFVNIACFCIFMVLFSFIFLALKLNTALSFIAAMGTSFALLQLQRKIIKQKILK; encoded by the coding sequence ATGCCCGCAAGAAAATTAGAAGCTTATGAGTTTGAACAAATTCCCGAATCAAAACAAACTCCGCTTTACCAAGATTACACACCTGAAGCCCCAGTCGGCCCTAACCTAAAAGAGATTTTATTTTTTGTAAATATCGCTTGTTTTTGTATTTTTATGGTGCTTTTTAGCTTTATCTTTTTGGCCTTAAAATTAAATACAGCTTTGTCATTTATCGCTGCTATGGGAACAAGCTTCGCACTTTTACAACTTCAACGAAAGATTATTAAACAAAAGATTTTAAAATAA
- the rpiA gene encoding ribose-5-phosphate isomerase RpiA: MENLKKMAGIKAAEFVKDGMIVGLGTGSTAYYFVEEIGRRIKEEGLQITAVTTSSVTSKQAEGLNIPLKSIDQVDFVDVTVDGADEVDSQFNGIKGGGGALLMEKVVATPSKEYIWVVDESKLVEKLGAFKLPVEVVQYGSEQVFRRFERAGYKPSFREKDGQRFVTDMQNFIIDLALDVIEDPIAFGQELDHVVGVVEHGLFNQMVDKVIVAGRDGVQILTSTKGK, translated from the coding sequence GTGGAGAATCTGAAAAAGATGGCAGGTATCAAGGCTGCTGAGTTTGTCAAGGATGGTATGATTGTCGGACTCGGTACTGGATCAACTGCCTACTATTTCGTAGAAGAAATCGGTCGTCGGATTAAGGAAGAAGGTTTGCAGATTACTGCTGTAACGACTTCCAGTGTGACCAGTAAACAGGCTGAAGGTCTTAACATCCCGCTCAAGTCGATTGATCAAGTGGACTTTGTCGATGTGACAGTCGATGGAGCGGATGAAGTAGACAGCCAGTTCAACGGGATCAAAGGCGGTGGTGGTGCCCTTCTGATGGAGAAGGTTGTCGCAACGCCCTCAAAAGAATACATTTGGGTGGTTGATGAAAGCAAACTAGTAGAGAAACTAGGTGCTTTTAAATTGCCAGTAGAAGTGGTTCAGTATGGATCAGAACAGGTCTTTCGTCGATTTGAGCGAGCTGGCTACAAACCAAGTTTCCGTGAAAAAGACGGCCAACGTTTTGTGACCGATATGCAGAACTTTATCATTGACCTAGCCTTGGATGTCATTGAAGATCCGATTGCCTTTGGGCAAGAATTGGACCATGTTGTTGGTGTCGTAGAGCATGGCTTGTTCAACCAAATGGTGGATAAGGTCATCGTTGCTGGACGAGACGGTGTTCAGATTTTAACTTCAACAAAAGGGAAATAA
- a CDS encoding purine-nucleoside phosphorylase produces the protein MTFLDKIKETAAFLKDKGIQAPEFGLILGSGLGELAEEIENPVVVDYTDIPNWGRSTVVGHAGKLVYGELAGRKVLALQGRFHFYEGNPLEVVTFPVRVMKVLGCEGVIVTNAAGGIGYGPGTLMVISDHINMTGQNPLMGENLDDFGPRFPDMSKAYTPEYRTTAHEVAKKLGIKLDEGVYIGVTGPTYETPAEIRAYKTLGADAVGMSTVPEVIVAAHSGLKVLGISCITNHAAGFQEELNHEEVVEVTERVKGDFKGLLKAIIVEL, from the coding sequence ATGACATTTTTAGATAAGATCAAGGAAACAGCTGCTTTCCTGAAAGATAAGGGAATCCAAGCGCCTGAGTTCGGTTTAATCCTTGGATCAGGACTTGGAGAATTAGCAGAAGAAATCGAAAATCCAGTTGTAGTAGATTATACAGACATTCCAAACTGGGGCCGCTCTACAGTAGTCGGACACGCTGGAAAATTGGTATATGGTGAACTTGCAGGCCGCAAGGTCTTGGCTCTTCAAGGTCGTTTCCATTTCTATGAAGGAAATCCTCTTGAAGTCGTGACTTTCCCGGTACGTGTGATGAAAGTTCTCGGATGTGAAGGTGTCATTGTAACCAATGCTGCTGGTGGTATTGGTTATGGACCTGGTACCTTGATGGTTATCTCAGACCATATCAATATGACGGGGCAAAACCCATTGATGGGTGAAAACTTGGATGACTTTGGTCCACGTTTCCCAGATATGTCTAAAGCCTACACACCAGAATACCGTACTACTGCCCATGAAGTTGCTAAAAAACTTGGTATCAAGCTTGATGAAGGTGTCTATATCGGTGTAACCGGTCCGACTTATGAAACACCAGCAGAAATTCGTGCCTATAAGACATTGGGTGCAGATGCAGTTGGTATGTCCACTGTTCCTGAAGTTATCGTAGCAGCCCACTCAGGCTTGAAAGTTCTAGGAATTTCATGTATCACTAACCACGCTGCTGGTTTCCAAGAGGAACTCAACCATGAGGAAGTGGTTGAAGTAACAGAGCGTGTCAAAGGTGATTTCAAAGGCTTGCTTAAAGCTATTATTGTTGAATTGTAA
- a CDS encoding peptidase U32 family protein: MEKIIITATAESIEQVEQLLEAGVDRIYVGEKDFGLRLPTTFSYEELRTIAKLVHEAGKELIVAVNALMHQDMMDRIKPFLDFLEEIKTDYITVGDAGVFYVVNRDGYSFKTIYDASTMVTSSRQINFWGQKAGASEAVLAREIPSAELFKMPEILEIPAEVLVYGASVIHHSKRPLLQNYYNFTHIDDEKTRKRDLFLAEPSDPESHYSIFEDNHGTHIFANNDLDLMTKLTELVEHGFTHWKLEGLYTPGQNFVEIAKLFIQARGLIQEGNFSHDQAFLLDEEVRKLHPKNRFLDTGFYDYDPDMVK; encoded by the coding sequence ATGGAAAAGATTATTATTACAGCAACTGCTGAAAGTATTGAACAAGTTGAACAACTACTCGAAGCTGGCGTAGACCGTATCTATGTTGGTGAGAAAGATTTTGGTCTTCGTCTGCCAACAACCTTTAGCTATGAAGAGTTACGCACCATCGCTAAGTTGGTTCATGAAGCAGGCAAGGAATTGATTGTTGCAGTTAATGCCCTCATGCACCAAGATATGATGGACCGTATCAAGCCTTTCCTAGACTTCTTGGAAGAAATCAAGACAGACTATATTACTGTTGGAGATGCAGGTGTCTTTTACGTGGTAAACCGTGATGGCTACTCCTTTAAAACCATCTACGATGCTTCAACTATGGTGACAAGCAGTCGTCAGATTAACTTTTGGGGTCAAAAGGCTGGTGCATCTGAGGCGGTTTTGGCGCGTGAAATTCCATCTGCTGAGCTCTTCAAGATGCCAGAAATTTTGGAAATTCCTGCTGAAGTCTTGGTTTACGGAGCTAGCGTCATTCACCATTCTAAGCGTCCGCTCTTACAAAACTACTATAACTTTACACATATCGATGATGAAAAGACACGTAAACGTGACCTCTTCTTGGCGGAACCGAGCGACCCAGAGAGCCATTACTCTATCTTTGAGGATAATCATGGTACCCACATCTTTGCCAACAATGACCTTGATTTGATGACTAAATTGACAGAATTAGTAGAACATGGTTTCACTCACTGGAAGCTAGAAGGACTTTATACACCTGGTCAGAATTTTGTAGAAATTGCTAAACTTTTTATTCAAGCGCGTGGCTTGATCCAAGAGGGGAATTTCAGTCATGACCAAGCCTTCTTGTTAGATGAGGAAGTGCGCAAGTTACACCCTAAAAACCGTTTCCTCGATACAGGATTCTATGACTACGATCCTGATATGGTTAAATAG
- a CDS encoding phosphopentomutase gives MSKFNRIHLVVLDSVGIGAAPDANNFVNAGVPDGASDTLGHISKTVGLNVPNMAKIGLGNIPRETPLKTVPAESNPTGYVTKLEEVSLGKDTMTGHWEIMGLNITEPFDTFWNGFPEEILTKIEEFSGRKVIREANKPYSGTAVIDDFGPRQMETGELIIYTSADPVLQIAAHEDIIPLDELYRICEYARSITLERPALLGRIIARPYVGEPGNFTRTANRRDLAVSPFAPTVLDKLNEAGIDTYAVGKINDIFNGAGINHDMGHNKSNSHGIDTLLKTMGLAEFEKGFSFTNLVDFDALYGHRRNAHGYRDCLHEFDERLPEIIAAMRENDLLLITADHGNDPTYAGTDHTREYIPLLAYSPSFKGNGVIPVGHFADISATVADNFGVETAMIGESFLDKLV, from the coding sequence ATGTCAAAATTTAATCGAATTCACTTGGTGGTACTGGATTCCGTGGGAATCGGTGCTGCACCAGATGCCAATAACTTTGTCAATGCAGGAGTTCCAGACGGAGCTTCTGACACACTGGGACACATTTCAAAAACAGTTGGTTTGAATGTGCCAAACATGGCTAAAATCGGTCTAGGAAATATTCCTCGTGAAACGCCGTTGAAGACTGTTCCAGCAGAAAGCAATCCAACAGGATATGTGACGAAATTGGAAGAAGTATCTCTTGGTAAGGATACCATGACTGGACACTGGGAAATTATGGGCCTTAACATTACAGAACCTTTCGATACTTTCTGGAATGGATTCCCAGAAGAAATCTTGACAAAGATCGAAGAATTTTCCGGACGCAAGGTCATTCGTGAAGCCAACAAACCTTACTCAGGAACAGCTGTTATCGATGATTTTGGACCACGTCAAATGGAAACTGGGGAGTTGATTATCTATACTTCAGCTGACCCAGTCTTGCAAATTGCTGCCCACGAAGATATCATTCCTTTGGATGAACTGTATCGTATTTGTGAATACGCTCGTTCGATTACCCTTGAGCGTCCTGCTCTTCTAGGTCGTATCATTGCCCGTCCATATGTAGGTGAGCCTGGTAACTTCACTCGTACAGCAAACCGTCGTGACTTGGCTGTATCCCCATTTGCACCAACTGTTTTGGATAAATTGAACGAAGCTGGCATCGATACTTACGCCGTTGGTAAAATCAACGATATCTTTAACGGCGCTGGTATCAATCATGACATGGGCCACAACAAGTCAAACAGCCACGGAATTGATACATTATTGAAGACCATGGGACTTGCTGAGTTTGAAAAAGGATTCTCCTTCACAAACTTAGTTGACTTTGATGCCCTTTACGGCCACCGCCGCAATGCTCATGGTTACCGTGATTGCTTGCATGAGTTTGATGAACGCTTGCCTGAAATTATCGCAGCCATGAGAGAGAATGATCTTCTCTTGATTACAGCGGACCATGGAAATGACCCAACCTATGCAGGAACAGACCACACTCGTGAATATATTCCACTTTTAGCTTACAGCCCTAGCTTTAAGGGAAATGGTGTCATTCCAGTTGGACATTTTGCAGATATCTCAGCGACAGTTGCAGATAACTTTGGTGTTGAAACTGCCATGATTGGGGAAAGTTTCTTAGATAAATTGGTATAA
- a CDS encoding type 1 glutamine amidotransferase, with protein sequence MRVHFILHETFEVPGAYLKWALERGHHITSTKVYEKEPLPETIDGIDFLIVMGGPQSPDEDRENFPYYDPKAELAFMKEAIAADIYIVGVCLGAQLLSVAYGAKYEHSPEREIGVYPVTLTMQGLTDPHVSLFGETLETGHWHGDMPGLTEDAVVLATSQGCPRQIIRFSPKHYAFQAHLEFDPEAIELLITADGEAVLEEQSQNLTFVQKPETIRNYDYREMNAELYTFLNSLTS encoded by the coding sequence ATGAGAGTTCACTTTATTTTACATGAAACATTTGAGGTTCCGGGTGCTTATCTAAAATGGGCTCTGGAACGAGGTCATCACATTACATCAACAAAGGTTTATGAAAAAGAACCTCTTCCTGAAACAATTGACGGAATTGATTTTCTGATTGTTATGGGTGGTCCTCAATCACCTGATGAGGATAGAGAAAACTTCCCATACTATGATCCAAAGGCTGAGCTTGCTTTTATGAAAGAAGCGATTGCTGCAGATATTTATATTGTTGGTGTCTGTCTTGGTGCGCAGCTCCTATCTGTTGCCTATGGTGCGAAGTATGAACATAGTCCAGAGCGCGAGATCGGCGTTTATCCTGTGACATTGACGATGCAAGGTCTAACAGATCCTCATGTCAGCTTGTTCGGAGAAACCTTAGAAACCGGCCACTGGCACGGTGATATGCCAGGGCTGACAGAGGATGCTGTTGTTCTTGCGACCAGTCAAGGTTGTCCACGTCAGATTATTCGCTTCAGTCCGAAACATTATGCCTTTCAGGCCCATTTGGAATTTGATCCAGAAGCAATAGAACTCTTAATTACTGCGGATGGTGAAGCTGTTTTGGAGGAACAAAGTCAAAATCTGACTTTTGTTCAAAAACCTGAAACTATTCGTAACTACGATTATCGAGAAATGAATGCGGAACTCTATACATTTTTGAATTCATTAACAAGTTAA
- the deoD gene encoding purine-nucleoside phosphorylase translates to MSIHIAAKQGEIADKILLPGDPLRAKFIAENFLEDAVCFNQVRNMFGYTGTYKGHRVSVMGTGMGMPSISIYARELIVDYGVKKLIRVGTAGSLNEDVHVRELVLAQAAATNSNIIRNDWPQYDFPQIASFDLLDKAYHIAKELGMTTHVGNVLSSDVFYSNYFEKNIELGKWGVKAVEMEAAALYYLAAQHHVDALAIMTISDSLVNPDEDTTAEERQNTFTDMMKVGLETLIAE, encoded by the coding sequence ATGTCTATCCATATTGCTGCTAAGCAGGGTGAAATTGCTGATAAAATTCTTCTTCCGGGGGATCCTCTTCGTGCTAAGTTTATTGCGGAGAACTTCCTTGAAGATGCTGTTTGTTTTAACCAAGTGCGGAACATGTTTGGTTACACTGGTACTTACAAGGGTCACCGTGTATCTGTCATGGGAACTGGTATGGGAATGCCATCAATCTCTATCTATGCACGCGAGTTGATTGTGGATTACGGTGTGAAGAAATTGATTCGTGTGGGAACTGCTGGTTCTTTGAATGAAGATGTTCACGTCCGTGAATTGGTCTTGGCACAGGCTGCTGCAACCAATTCAAACATCATCCGCAACGACTGGCCACAGTATGATTTTCCACAAATCGCTAGTTTTGATTTGTTAGACAAGGCCTACCATATCGCTAAAGAACTCGGTATGACAACCCACGTTGGGAACGTCTTGTCATCAGATGTCTTTTATTCAAACTATTTTGAAAAGAACATCGAACTTGGTAAATGGGGAGTTAAGGCTGTGGAAATGGAAGCAGCAGCTCTTTACTATCTTGCTGCCCAACACCACGTTGATGCACTTGCTATCATGACCATTTCTGATAGCTTGGTCAATCCAGATGAAGACACTACGGCAGAAGAACGCCAAAATACCTTCACCGATATGATGAAGGTTGGTTTGGAAACCTTGATTGCAGAGTAA